A segment of the Asinibacterium sp. OR53 genome:
ATTTTGCGTTGAAATGCGGAATTATCAGTATGAATGTGTTTAACTACCCCCAGCCCTTTACGCTCGAAAACGGAGTCGTTTTGCCCGAATTGCAGATTGCTTACCACACATATGGCAAGCTGAATGCCGATGGAAGCAATGTGGTATGGGTTTGTCATGCACTGACGGCTAATTCGGATTGTGTTGATTGGTGGAAGGGATTGATAGGTCCTTCCTGCCTCATCGACCCGGAGGAATACTTTATTGTTTGCGCCAATATATTAGGCTCCTGCTACGGAACCACCGGTCCAACAAGTATCAACCCCAAAACAGGAGCGCCTTATTATTCCGATTTTCCCACCGTTACCATCCGCGATATGGTAAAAGCCCATATCCTGCTGCGGGAAGCCCTGGGCATTGAAAAGATCGGTTTACTGATGGGCGGCAGCATGGGCGGTTACCAGGTGTTGGAATGGTGTATGATGGAACCCCGCAGGATCGAAAAATCCTTCCTGATTGCCACATCGCCTTCGGAAAGTGCCTGGGGCGTGGCAGTACATACAGCGCAACGGCTGGCGATTGAAGCCGATAATACCTGGCGCAACCACGATGCACATGCAGGTGCACAGGGACTCAAAGCCGCAAGGGCCATCGGCATGCTCACCTACCGCAACTATGGCATTTTCCAGGATACACAAACGGATCCCGACCCGGAGAAAATCGATCATTTCAGGGCTTCTTCCTATATCCAATACCAGGGCGAAAAACTGGCGAAGCGCTTCAATGCGTTCAGTTACTGGCTGCTGACCAAATCGATGGACAGTCACCACCTGGCCAGGGGAAGGGGCGGCGATCTGATCAGCGCATTGAATACCATTCAACAACCAACATTGATCATTGGTATCGATAGTGATATACTTTGTCCGTTGGCAGAGCAAAGATTCATGGCCGAACACATTCCGCATGCATCATTGATAGAGATCGGCTCTTCTTACGGACACGATGGCTTTATTATTGAAGCGAAGCAGATCACGGAGCATTTAAGTCATTGGCTGAAGCGTTGCTAGATGTCAGATTGTAAACAAAAGAATTCTAACAACTAATTTAAGTAGCTTTACAAAAAACGATTTCATGGGCATCTTGCGGCAGTTGGCAGAATACCTCTATATCAAGAAAAGAGATCCGAAAGAACCACTCACCAAGTGGATGAAATATATGCATGGCATGAACCGCATATCGCTCATCATGTTCATCATAGTGCTGATCATTGCTATTTTCAAACTCCTGATCTTACCGTTATTGCGACACTAGCGCAAACCGGTGTATGATGGTAGCAGCTTGTTCCGAAGCGTTGCCTCCTTCAGACAACAATGCTTTCAGCCTGGCATAATCTTCTTTTAATATTTGCAGATGCCGTTCATCGGTCAGCAGCAGGCGAAGTTCGCGGATGAGGTTGGGAACCGTGAGATCATCCTGTATGAGTTCTTTCACTACTGGTTTATCCATGATGAGGTTCACCAGTGAAATGTATTTTATTTTGATCAACTGTTTGGCGATCTGGTAACTGATATTGCTTCCTTTGTAACAAACCACTTCGGGTACGCCGAAGAGCGCAGTTTCTAAAGTAGCAGTGCCACTGGTAACCAGCGCGGCACGGGCCTGCAACAACAAAGAATAAGTTTCGTTGCGAACAACCGATACATTCGAACAGGGAGCAAGGAAGGGGGCGTAAAAACTTTCATCCTGTCCGGGTGCCTGCGCTACTACAAACTGGTAATCCGGAAAATGGGCCGCCACTTCCAGCATAATGGGAAGCTTCTTGCTGATCTCCTGTTTGCGGCTTCCGGGCAACAAAGCAATGATCTTTTTTTCGCTGCTGTGTCCACCGCGGGAAGCAATGGCCCGGTTCACTACTTCTACCAATGGATGGCCTACATAATCTACGGCCCAGTTCCATTTCGTACGGTAATAATCTTTCTCAAAGGGTAGTATGCAAAGCATTTTGTCGATGCTTTGTTTCATCTTTTTCACCCTGTTCTCTTTCCATGCCCATACCTGCGGCGAGATATAATACACCACTTTGAACCCCTGCTTTTTGGCCCAATGCGCGATGCGGAGGTTGAAGCCGGGATAATCGATGAGTACCAGCACATCGGGACGATAAGCGAGGATATCCTGTTTGCAGAACCGGATATTACCCAGGATCGTAGGCAGGTTCATAACCACTTCTGCAAAACCCATGAATGCCAGGTCACGGTAATGCTTGACCAGTGTGGCCCCTGCAGCCTGCATGAGATCGCCTCCCCAACAGCGGATATCGGCCGAAGCATCTTTTTGTAATAATTGTTTGATGAGGTTGCTGCCGTGCAGATCGCCACTGGCTTCGCCTGCAATAAGATAGTATTTCATCGGGCTGCAAAATACCGCTTTCAAAAGATTGTATGAGACTGTTTTTGCTGGAAGCAAATGTTAATGGATTTTTAAAAACTAAAAAAATAGTTGTTTAACTAAATAAATAGTTTTATGTTTGGATTCAATTAACACATCCCCCTAATGAGATCCTTAACAAAAGCAGAAGAACAGATCATGCAGAGCATCTGGCGGCTCAACAAAGCATTCCTCAAAGACATTGTGGAAGCACAGCCGGAACCACGGCCTCATTCCAATACGGTAGCCACCATTGTGAAAATACTGGTTGATAAAGGCTTTGTAGGCATTACGCCAATTGGCAGGGTACACCAGTATTATCCGCTGGTATCGAAAGAGGAGTACTCATCCAGTTATATCCGTAACATGGTGGAGGGCTACTTCGAAGGTTCTTTCAGCAACGCTGTTTCTTTTATGTTGAAACAGAAAGATATCAGTGTGAAAGAATTGGAGTTACTGCTGCAACAGCTCAAAAATAAAAAATCATAAAACCCTTTGCCATGCTTGCTATTGCTTATTATTTCCTGCAAGTGATCGTATGCAGTGCTGTTATGATGGGATATTACTGGCTGGTACTGCGTAATAAACGGTTTCACCAGTACAACCGCTTTTATTTGCTGGCCGTAGCGCTTTTATCCTGGACGGTTCCGCTGATCAAAATACAATGGAACAGGCCGCAGGCCAGTAACCAGGATATGATGCGATGGTTGTATGTGGTAGCCGATAGCAATTCGGAAATGGAAGAAACGATACAGCATAAAGGCTTTCTGTGGAACTGGGATACAGCAGCAGCACTCTATGTTGCAGTGGCGGGCCTTATCCTGCTGTTTGCCATCAAAACCCTGATACATTTGTATCGCTTGCTCAAAATGCATTCCTGTCGCAATGTAGAAGATGTTTACCTCATCCTTACCCGCGCCAAGGGAACCCCGTTTTCTTTCTTCCGGTATATTTTCTGGAATGAAGACATAGACCTGCGAAGCGAATCAGGTAAACAGATACTACAGCACGAATTAACGCATGTGCGCCAAAAACATTCGATAGATAAATTGTTTATGCAATTGGTATTGGTGCTGGGATGGTTTAATCCTTTCTTCTGGCTGCTGCGCCGCGAAATGGATATGATCCATGAATTCATTGCCGATAAGAAAGCCGTTGTGAATGGCGACACTGCCTCACTGGCGCAGATGCTACTCACAGCCGCTTACCCGCAACAACATTTTGCACTCACTAATCCATTCTTTTTTTCACCCATTAAAAGGAGGTTACAAATGCTCGCCAACAATAAAAACCCGAGGTTTACCTATGTAAGAAGGCTGGTGGTACTGCCGCTGCTGGCTGTAGTAGTAGTGCTCTTTGCTTTTCGTAACAAAGAAAGACATCAAGCCATATCGGTAGAAACCATGATAGACAATATGGTGAAAACCATTGTGAACGATGTAAGTAAAATCCCTGTGAAAGGCCTGGAAGATATCTCACCTGTATCGTATACATTGAATAAATCATACACCGTTGTGATCGATGCGGGTCATGGCGGACAAGACCGAGGTGCTGTTGGTGCCGACGGATCCATTGAAAAAGACATTGCGTTGGAACTGGCGCAAAAAATTAAATCCATGAACAGCAATGATCGTGTTAAGATCGTACTTACCAGGGAGAGCGATGTTTTTCAGCCGGTAACAGAAAAAGCGCAACTGGCGAATGCGCAACATCCCGATCTTTTTATTTCACTGCACTGCGATAACACAGCTTCCACTTCAACCCAAGGCATAGAGCTGTTGATTGCCGGTAAAGAAAAAGCGAAGGACTACCAGGCCAATTACAGACTGGCCAATTATATGGCGT
Coding sequences within it:
- a CDS encoding DUF6728 family protein, which codes for MGILRQLAEYLYIKKRDPKEPLTKWMKYMHGMNRISLIMFIIVLIIAIFKLLILPLLRH
- the metX gene encoding homoserine O-acetyltransferase, coding for MNVFNYPQPFTLENGVVLPELQIAYHTYGKLNADGSNVVWVCHALTANSDCVDWWKGLIGPSCLIDPEEYFIVCANILGSCYGTTGPTSINPKTGAPYYSDFPTVTIRDMVKAHILLREALGIEKIGLLMGGSMGGYQVLEWCMMEPRRIEKSFLIATSPSESAWGVAVHTAQRLAIEADNTWRNHDAHAGAQGLKAARAIGMLTYRNYGIFQDTQTDPDPEKIDHFRASSYIQYQGEKLAKRFNAFSYWLLTKSMDSHHLARGRGGDLISALNTIQQPTLIIGIDSDILCPLAEQRFMAEHIPHASLIEIGSSYGHDGFIIEAKQITEHLSHWLKRC
- the lpxB gene encoding lipid-A-disaccharide synthase; the encoded protein is MKYYLIAGEASGDLHGSNLIKQLLQKDASADIRCWGGDLMQAAGATLVKHYRDLAFMGFAEVVMNLPTILGNIRFCKQDILAYRPDVLVLIDYPGFNLRIAHWAKKQGFKVVYYISPQVWAWKENRVKKMKQSIDKMLCILPFEKDYYRTKWNWAVDYVGHPLVEVVNRAIASRGGHSSEKKIIALLPGSRKQEISKKLPIMLEVAAHFPDYQFVVAQAPGQDESFYAPFLAPCSNVSVVRNETYSLLLQARAALVTSGTATLETALFGVPEVVCYKGSNISYQIAKQLIKIKYISLVNLIMDKPVVKELIQDDLTVPNLIRELRLLLTDERHLQILKEDYARLKALLSEGGNASEQAATIIHRFALVSQ
- a CDS encoding N-acetylmuramoyl-L-alanine amidase, translated to MLAIAYYFLQVIVCSAVMMGYYWLVLRNKRFHQYNRFYLLAVALLSWTVPLIKIQWNRPQASNQDMMRWLYVVADSNSEMEETIQHKGFLWNWDTAAALYVAVAGLILLFAIKTLIHLYRLLKMHSCRNVEDVYLILTRAKGTPFSFFRYIFWNEDIDLRSESGKQILQHELTHVRQKHSIDKLFMQLVLVLGWFNPFFWLLRREMDMIHEFIADKKAVVNGDTASLAQMLLTAAYPQQHFALTNPFFFSPIKRRLQMLANNKNPRFTYVRRLVVLPLLAVVVVLFAFRNKERHQAISVETMIDNMVKTIVNDVSKIPVKGLEDISPVSYTLNKSYTVVIDAGHGGQDRGAVGADGSIEKDIALELAQKIKSMNSNDRVKIVLTRESDVFQPVTEKAQLANAQHPDLFISLHCDNTASTSTQGIELLIAGKEKAKDYQANYRLANYMASSLEGVNKLRGIQSSRKGIWVLQEVNCPSVLIEAGFMSNQVDMANLKSTAYQQKMAGAILTGIQQYLSAHENQTTFIPVDTTIGVKVKDTAAHPLFVVDGEKMGRKGLKELKLEPNNIDNISVLKDEAASEKYGAEGRNGVIEITTKNNQNKKVSNRADTLTPAEFPGGADGFSKYLGRSVDASIPVKKGAPPGTYKVFVSFVVDRDGNVSDVKAENDPGYGTANEAIRVVAKGPSWLPAMQNGVKVTSRCSRKVTFVIAED
- a CDS encoding BlaI/MecI/CopY family transcriptional regulator codes for the protein MRSLTKAEEQIMQSIWRLNKAFLKDIVEAQPEPRPHSNTVATIVKILVDKGFVGITPIGRVHQYYPLVSKEEYSSSYIRNMVEGYFEGSFSNAVSFMLKQKDISVKELELLLQQLKNKKS